The following nucleotide sequence is from Azoarcus sp. CIB.
ACTGCGGGCGGCCTGTTTTCCTTGGGGCGTTCGGGCGCCTGCCCGACCGGTTTCGGCGCCTGCGCCAACTGCTGTGGGGGACGCGGTGCGGAAACCGGATCGGGCGGCGTCGCTGATGGCGCGGCTACCGCGCCCGCCGATACCGTTCCGCGCCCCCTGACCTCGCCGATATCGCGGGTGCGCTGCATGCCGTCGATCAGCATCTGCTGCTGCGCAAGATCACGTTTGAGCGCTTCGATCTGACGGGTCTGCTCATCGATTCTCTCCTTGAGGGCGGCCATCGATGCCTTGAAGCTACCCTCATCGGCATGGGCGGCGGAACCGCAGGTGGCGATCACAAGGCCGGCAAGACTGCATCCCAGCATCCGTCCTTGGCGATGTGCCAGTGCTTTCATGATTCCCCCACATTTCTCGTACTCGACCAAGGCCAGGCTCCGGCCCGCTACGGCTACAGGACAATCTTCAGGCGATCGATCATGCGGTACAGCGTGACGCGCGAAACGCCCAGATGGCGTGCCACTGCCGACACATTGTTCTGGTACCTGCTCAAGCTGCTCTCGATGACTTCCCTTTCCACCGTCGAGCGGACTTCATCCAGTGTCTGACTGGTTGCATCGAGGTCCGACGTGGGAAGACCCAGATCCGCAACACTGATCAGCTTGCTTTCCGACATGACCATCGCGTGCTGCACGCGGTTGATCAGTTCGCGAACGTTCCCCGGCCACGGGTAGCCGCACATCGCGTGGAACGCTTCCGAACTGAAGCCCTTTACCTGGGGACTTTTCTGATGCTGGTTGGCCTTGAAGATGGCGGTTGCCAGCAGCGCAATATCCTGTTCGCGCTCGCGCAGCGGTGGCACGCTGAGATGCAGCACGTTGAGCCGGTAGAAGAGATCCTCGCGGAACTGTCCTTCGGCGACTGCGCGGCTCAGATCCCTGTGGGTCGCCGCGATCACCCGCACGTTCACCCGCACCCGCTCGGTCGAGCCGACCCGCACGATGGTCTTTTCCTGCACAAAGCGCAGCAGGTTCGCCTGCAGATCAAGCGGCAGGTCGCCGATTTCATCAAGGAACAGCACCCCCTCGTTGGCCGCCTCGACGTTGCCGATCTTGCGCTGGTGGGCGCCGGTGAAGGCACCGCGCTCATGCCCGAAAAGCTCGGATTGAATGAGATTGGGCGCGATCGCGCCACAATTCATCGCGATGAACGGCCCGTTGGCGCGCTCCGAGTGATGATGGATGGCACGTGCAACCAGTTCCTTGCCAGTGCCTGACTCGCCGCCGATCAGCACCGGCGCATCCACCGTCACGATCTTGTCGAGCTGGCGGTATAGCTGGAGCATTTTCGGGCTGCGTCCGGTCATCCCGTACCGCCCGATGTCATCATCCTGTTCAACGAAGCTCTTGCAGATCAACGCT
It contains:
- a CDS encoding sigma-54 dependent transcriptional regulator translates to MEKRKGVLLDSNGTVRSGLNDLDLPDWDFEVVSTVEAANRVLAGSHPLVGLVAFTTPQSWSARALESLVARHDIEWIAILGRELLHNQTLAPMALRSFHDFHTLPLDRDRLIMTLGHAHGKALICKSFVEQDDDIGRYGMTGRSPKMLQLYRQLDKIVTVDAPVLIGGESGTGKELVARAIHHHSERANGPFIAMNCGAIAPNLIQSELFGHERGAFTGAHQRKIGNVEAANEGVLFLDEIGDLPLDLQANLLRFVQEKTIVRVGSTERVRVNVRVIAATHRDLSRAVAEGQFREDLFYRLNVLHLSVPPLREREQDIALLATAIFKANQHQKSPQVKGFSSEAFHAMCGYPWPGNVRELINRVQHAMVMSESKLISVADLGLPTSDLDATSQTLDEVRSTVEREVIESSLSRYQNNVSAVARHLGVSRVTLYRMIDRLKIVL